The Sulfurospirillum halorespirans DSM 13726 genome has a window encoding:
- a CDS encoding arsenate reductase ArsC, protein MMIKVLFVCIHNSARSQMAEELLRKYGGEKFNAQSAGLEPGIVNPLAVEILKEEGIDIANKQTQSVFDLFKNGKLFHYVVTVCDEGNSERCPIFPGQTSRIHWSFKDPSQFMGTYEENLAQTRVVKEEIKAAVLAFIEMAETHY, encoded by the coding sequence ATGATGATCAAGGTTTTATTTGTATGTATTCACAACAGTGCGCGCAGTCAAATGGCGGAGGAGCTTCTTAGAAAATACGGCGGAGAGAAATTTAACGCTCAAAGTGCAGGGTTGGAGCCTGGCATTGTAAACCCTCTCGCGGTTGAAATACTTAAAGAAGAGGGGATTGATATCGCAAACAAGCAAACGCAATCGGTGTTTGATTTGTTTAAAAATGGAAAATTATTTCATTATGTCGTCACCGTGTGCGATGAGGGCAATAGCGAACGATGTCCTATTTTCCCAGGTCAAACAAGTCGTATTCATTGGAGTTTTAAAGACCCTAGTCAGTTTATGGGAACGTATGAAGAGAATTTAGCGCAAACCAGAGTGGTCAAAGAAGAGATTAAAGCAGCGGTTTTAGCGTTTATTGAGATGGCTGAAACGCACTACTAA
- a CDS encoding arsenate reductase (azurin) small subunit, translating to MEIVEVQQTRREFFKFSALGLGAVVATPALIAGDAHPSMSVYGGYTKNRVGSLAQLKKAGELDFSYPDESALCKAVYVNNEVKAYSIICTHKGCPTIYNKQKAMFECPCHFTKYDAKNNGQMVIGQATGALPRVLLEISGDDIFAIGVDGLIFGRINNTVG from the coding sequence ATGGAGATCGTAGAAGTACAACAAACGAGACGAGAATTTTTTAAATTCTCAGCTTTGGGACTTGGCGCAGTTGTGGCTACCCCAGCACTCATTGCAGGTGATGCACACCCTTCAATGTCTGTGTATGGTGGTTACACAAAAAATAGAGTTGGCTCCTTAGCGCAACTCAAAAAAGCGGGAGAACTTGATTTTTCCTACCCTGATGAGAGTGCATTGTGTAAAGCTGTGTATGTCAATAATGAGGTCAAAGCCTACAGCATTATCTGCACCCATAAAGGCTGTCCAACGATCTACAACAAACAAAAAGCGATGTTTGAGTGCCCCTGTCATTTCACCAAATATGACGCAAAAAATAACGGACAAATGGTTATTGGTCAGGCAACAGGAGCCCTTCCGCGTGTCCTTTTAGAGATCAGTGGCGATGACATCTTTGCTATTGGCGTCGATGGCCTTATTTTTGGCCGTATTAACAACACTGTAGGTTAA
- a CDS encoding arsenate reductase (azurin) large subunit encodes MALTLNDRLPIPHKNAEVKNVTCEFCIVGCGYKSYKWPLGTEGTYKDNALGIDLSQQQPTYGDWCSERMFNTITDRDGKKYNLMVIPDKTCVVNVGQNSVRGGMMGVSTFNVASATRDRLKEPQVFRGGMLMESSWEEATTIIAKVYKKIIDNDGADEISHKTFDHGGGGGGFENTWGTGKLFHSAIGTTSASIHNRPAYNSEVHSSREMGVGELNSSYYDTSISDTMLVIGCNPYECQTNLFNIHMQANLDGSTLEDKKREYDKGESLGKGKIIFIDPRRTASITNSIAIAGKENVLHLQIKPAQDITLMNALVSYIIEQGWEAKEFIKNHTENFDAMYKVNKVSLEYASSITNISVADIKKAAEWIAKPKPSGHRPRNAIYYEKGIIWGIKNYENVASIVNLALLTHSVGRVGTGVCRAGGHQEGYTRPEYHGPSRQNLAVIDTDIIQGKYLVYSIWGTNPFGQSIATQRLRNAVNKRSQIVKDAINGYHGNNLDELCDIIYNACKSGGLFVVDIDIYPTQSSERAHIVLPAATTMEMNLTSMSGERRMRLSEKVMDAPGTAKPDCLIAADIANALKAEYLKAGNKEMAKRFEGFEWKNEEDSFKDGFAGQGSKMASQGGPTGTLATYKLLRDAGNNGVQLPIVKVDNGKLLGTRLHYTDGKFGTKSGRATFLPTPQPAMPKQVAKQVKRYKYWVNTGRINEVWQSNYHTGRLEFTAKRWPMAPLEVHPSDAKELGITSGDIVQLNNDYGSTRAIAIVTDAVRKGEVFGAFGFQNSIINDLCTDYVDPDTKIPFYKGTAANIVKVGRSEGLIKDMTFLERA; translated from the coding sequence ATGGCACTTACGTTAAACGATAGATTACCTATTCCTCATAAAAATGCGGAAGTCAAAAATGTTACCTGTGAATTTTGCATCGTAGGATGTGGCTACAAATCTTATAAATGGCCTCTTGGAACCGAAGGAACATACAAAGACAATGCCCTTGGCATCGATCTTTCACAACAGCAACCCACCTATGGTGACTGGTGCAGTGAACGAATGTTCAATACGATTACAGATCGTGATGGTAAAAAATACAACCTGATGGTCATCCCCGATAAAACGTGCGTCGTCAACGTCGGTCAAAACTCTGTGCGTGGCGGTATGATGGGGGTTTCAACCTTCAATGTAGCCAGCGCAACCAGAGACAGACTCAAAGAGCCTCAAGTTTTTCGAGGTGGTATGCTGATGGAAAGCTCGTGGGAAGAAGCAACAACCATCATCGCAAAAGTGTATAAAAAAATCATCGATAACGATGGCGCGGATGAAATCTCGCATAAAACCTTTGACCACGGTGGCGGTGGCGGTGGCTTTGAAAACACATGGGGTACTGGCAAGCTCTTTCACTCCGCCATTGGCACCACATCGGCTTCGATTCACAACCGTCCTGCGTACAACTCTGAAGTGCATTCAAGCCGTGAAATGGGCGTGGGTGAGCTTAACAGCAGTTATTATGACACGAGTATCTCCGATACGATGCTTGTCATTGGGTGCAATCCTTATGAGTGTCAAACGAACCTTTTCAACATTCACATGCAAGCCAATCTTGATGGCAGTACGCTTGAAGATAAAAAGAGAGAGTATGACAAAGGCGAGAGTCTGGGCAAAGGGAAAATCATCTTTATTGACCCTAGACGCACGGCGTCCATTACGAACTCGATTGCAATTGCAGGCAAAGAGAACGTACTTCATCTTCAGATCAAACCCGCTCAAGATATTACGCTCATGAACGCACTGGTGAGTTACATCATCGAGCAAGGTTGGGAAGCTAAAGAGTTCATCAAAAACCATACCGAAAACTTTGATGCGATGTACAAGGTCAATAAAGTCTCACTCGAATATGCCTCTTCAATTACGAACATTAGCGTCGCTGACATCAAAAAAGCGGCGGAATGGATCGCTAAACCCAAACCAAGCGGTCACCGTCCTCGCAATGCAATTTACTATGAAAAAGGCATCATCTGGGGAATTAAGAATTACGAAAATGTTGCTTCCATCGTCAATTTAGCACTTCTTACGCACAGTGTGGGTCGTGTAGGAACGGGGGTCTGTCGCGCAGGTGGTCACCAAGAAGGCTACACGAGACCAGAGTATCATGGACCAAGCCGACAAAATCTTGCGGTCATTGATACCGACATTATCCAAGGCAAATACCTTGTCTATTCAATCTGGGGAACCAACCCTTTTGGTCAGTCTATCGCGACACAACGCCTGAGAAATGCGGTAAATAAGCGCAGCCAAATCGTCAAAGATGCGATCAACGGGTACCATGGAAACAACCTTGATGAACTCTGCGATATTATCTACAACGCATGTAAATCAGGCGGTCTTTTTGTCGTCGATATCGACATCTACCCAACGCAATCGAGTGAGCGAGCCCACATTGTATTACCAGCGGCGACAACGATGGAGATGAACCTTACGTCCATGAGTGGTGAACGACGAATGCGTCTGTCTGAAAAAGTGATGGACGCACCAGGAACGGCTAAACCAGACTGTCTCATCGCAGCGGACATCGCCAATGCGCTTAAGGCAGAGTATCTTAAAGCTGGCAATAAAGAGATGGCAAAACGCTTTGAAGGCTTTGAGTGGAAAAATGAAGAAGATTCCTTCAAAGATGGTTTTGCAGGTCAAGGTTCAAAAATGGCAAGTCAAGGAGGTCCAACCGGAACGCTTGCTACGTATAAACTTCTGCGCGATGCGGGAAATAACGGCGTTCAACTCCCTATCGTCAAAGTGGACAATGGCAAACTTCTTGGCACACGCCTTCACTACACCGATGGTAAATTTGGTACGAAATCAGGTCGCGCAACGTTCTTACCAACACCACAACCTGCCATGCCAAAACAGGTCGCAAAACAGGTTAAACGGTACAAATACTGGGTCAATACCGGTCGTATCAACGAAGTCTGGCAGTCAAACTACCACACAGGTCGCCTTGAATTTACCGCCAAACGCTGGCCGATGGCGCCGCTTGAAGTCCATCCAAGTGATGCAAAAGAGCTTGGCATTACCAGTGGCGATATCGTTCAGCTAAATAACGACTATGGCTCCACACGCGCAATCGCGATTGTCACCGATGCGGTACGAAAAGGTGAAGTATTTGGTGCTTTTGGTTTCCAAAACTCCATCATTAACGATCTGTGTACCGATTATGTCGATCCCGATACTAAAATTCCTTTCTACAAAGGAACAGCGGCCAATATCGTCAAAGTAGGACGAAGTGAGGGGCTTATCAAAGATATGACTTTCTTGGAACGCGCTTAA
- a CDS encoding outer membrane lipoprotein-sorting protein produces the protein MKKIILFLLTTLALFGAESILEQVDKKLSPSSADSYKKLINIEPDGSKKEFLLYQIKKGKDKIVSLFLQPDSEKGRSTLRLDENMWLYLPEVGKPIRITSMQSVVGGVFNNSDIMQLDFSAEYDIKSETDEGAIIVLDLKAKNETVAYDKLLMDVDKKTVTPTKIACYTSTGMLIKTLYYEEMKDFGGGIVRPAVIETDSPLYKGYKSIMVYGKITERNVSDELFTIENIGKVQEFRK, from the coding sequence ATGAAGAAGATCATACTTTTTTTACTTACAACGCTAGCACTCTTTGGAGCGGAAAGCATTTTAGAACAAGTGGATAAAAAGCTCAGTCCTAGTTCTGCGGATAGCTATAAAAAACTCATTAACATCGAGCCAGATGGGAGCAAAAAAGAGTTTTTGCTGTATCAGATCAAAAAAGGCAAAGATAAAATTGTTTCGTTGTTCTTACAGCCCGATAGTGAAAAAGGCAGAAGTACACTGAGATTGGATGAAAATATGTGGCTTTATTTGCCTGAGGTCGGTAAACCTATTCGTATCACTTCGATGCAAAGTGTGGTAGGAGGCGTATTTAACAACAGCGATATTATGCAACTCGATTTCTCGGCTGAGTATGACATCAAAAGTGAAACAGATGAAGGGGCAATCATCGTCTTAGATTTGAAAGCTAAAAATGAGACGGTTGCGTACGATAAATTGTTGATGGATGTGGATAAAAAAACAGTGACACCAACAAAAATCGCCTGTTATACGTCTACGGGGATGCTTATAAAAACGCTCTACTATGAAGAGATGAAAGACTTTGGTGGGGGCATTGTAAGACCTGCGGTGATTGAGACGGATTCGCCACTTTATAAAGGCTACAAATCCATCATGGTTTATGGAAAGATAACAGAGCGCAATGTCTCTGATGAACTCTTTACCATTGAAAATATCGGCAAAGTTCAAGAGTTTAGAAAATAG
- a CDS encoding ABC transporter permease, with amino-acid sequence MNNILKISYRNLKRNYRRTLLTASLITIGVIFVLIYTAMSGSFKSYTVGQITDSLMGHIQIHKKGYVASVDNLPLDKNLNAKMLEFIESTLTSNPYVQSYSYRIKFGAMFSNFTSTTNIRLNAINPKDEFPTLPLLESRISDMNGTFKPGEIIVPELLIKGMDVKIGDTIVLVANNKNGSVNGINLKVAGIVGQVMGPGGRDGYIHIEDAKKALRMNNELEVSEIVIRLKNVEKLKDAEKSLQPILEKLNKEGKPALEIHTWQQLSPFYNIIKMIDVMNISIQIILISIVLISILNVMIMSVFERVREIGTIAAMGTPPLTIVKLFLCEGLMLGVFGAVVGSILSLGIVYLLNIVKITYSIGQQSGLILTPSLGINEILSVSIIVIFISLVASISPAIKASRLDPVEALRTY; translated from the coding sequence ATGAACAATATCCTTAAAATTTCCTATCGAAATCTCAAACGAAACTATCGAAGAACGCTTTTAACGGCTTCACTTATTACAATAGGTGTCATCTTTGTGCTTATCTACACAGCGATGTCAGGAAGCTTTAAAAGTTACACGGTTGGGCAGATTACCGATTCTTTAATGGGGCATATTCAGATACACAAAAAAGGGTATGTGGCTTCTGTCGATAACCTCCCTCTCGATAAAAACCTCAATGCCAAAATGTTAGAATTTATCGAATCAACGTTAACGTCTAACCCTTATGTGCAGAGTTACTCTTACCGCATAAAGTTTGGTGCAATGTTTTCAAACTTCACCAGTACGACCAACATCAGACTGAATGCGATTAATCCTAAAGATGAATTTCCAACGTTGCCACTCCTTGAAAGTCGAATTTCGGATATGAATGGTACCTTTAAACCAGGCGAAATCATCGTTCCTGAACTGCTGATTAAAGGTATGGATGTAAAAATAGGCGATACCATCGTCTTGGTTGCCAATAACAAAAATGGCTCCGTCAATGGCATTAACCTTAAAGTTGCAGGTATCGTGGGGCAAGTCATGGGCCCTGGAGGACGTGATGGGTACATTCACATCGAAGATGCGAAGAAGGCACTTCGTATGAATAATGAACTCGAAGTCAGCGAAATTGTCATTAGACTGAAAAATGTAGAAAAGCTAAAAGATGCAGAAAAATCACTTCAACCTATTTTAGAAAAGCTCAACAAAGAGGGCAAACCTGCATTAGAAATTCATACATGGCAACAACTTTCTCCGTTTTACAACATCATTAAGATGATCGATGTTATGAATATTTCGATTCAAATCATCCTTATCTCTATTGTCCTTATCTCCATCCTCAATGTGATGATCATGAGTGTGTTTGAGCGTGTCAGAGAAATAGGAACCATTGCAGCGATGGGCACACCGCCTTTGACCATCGTCAAACTTTTTTTATGTGAAGGCTTGATGCTAGGCGTGTTTGGGGCGGTTGTGGGAAGCATCTTATCTTTGGGAATTGTTTATCTTCTCAACATTGTCAAAATTACCTATAGCATTGGGCAACAAAGCGGTCTTATTTTAACACCGAGTTTAGGGATAAATGAGATACTTAGCGTGAGTATCATCGTTATTTTTATCTCACTCGTCGCGTCCATATCTCCCGCCATCAAAGCTTCAAGACTTGATCCTGTTGAAGCTTTACGTACCTATTAG